The DNA region AAGCATTTATGTAGCTCAGAAACCACTCGGAGCAAGCGGGAACACCTGGAGTTTACAAAGACCAAGGGAAAAGGAAGCCGAAGGGGCGGCTCGGAGCCGGTTTGTTCCCAGACAGGAAAGGTGGGGAGCACTGGCTGGAttccatggcagagctgtggccctgggctgggctctccctggGCTTTCTTGGGGTCCAACCCCGAAATGCTGAGGGGCCATCCCGGAGGGCTCCGTGTGCCAGCGGTTCCCAAGGCTCCAGTTCCAACTGTGAGTaagaaactgctgctgctgtgtgtgtgctccttGGGGAAGCACATCCGAGTGGAGCACACCTGCACCCGGCCCCGGGCGTGTGCTGGAACGTTACTTGATCCGTATTTATTACAGTTAATTATTTATGATTACAAATAACGAACTTCTCGTCGCTGCCGTTTGCACCTGGGGGTGTAAATGAAGCTTCTTCTACAGGACAAATGTCACACCAATAACCAACTTCCATCGACTTTGGTTTGTTCTGGAGAACAGGATGAGCCCCACAAGTGGAATTGTgggagttttttggtttgttttttttttttaaaataccatgcTCCTGGGAAGGaagtgctgcagcacctcagctgtGGCTCAAATGGCCTTTTAATTAAAGCTTTTCTAATCATCCTTAATTCCTCGTGCTTTAAATGAACTTGACATTGTCTGTACTAGGCTTGTTTGTCGAAGCAAAGATTGGTTTgtgatgatgattattattttttttaatatatattcatTCAGAATGTAAAATTATACTAAACAATGGAAAAACTCTGGAGCTGGGTATTAGTTCTAGCTTGGTGTGTGTCCATCTCGGTTCCATACACGGCATTAACCTGTAAGTGCTCTTGGCCATCGAGTGTACACCTGCATAAAGGAGATTCTTaacatccctggaggtgtttgtgtCCTTCTTTGGGGTGCAGGGAATGggatctgctgctggagctgcctgaggcacaggaggagaaggggcagaaagggaactgcagcttctctgtTGGAATCCCACTTCTGTGGGATCTCTATGTGTACTCGGAGCAGGATGGAGGTCAGGATTCTGTACCAAAGGGAAGCAGGGCCACTGCTGGGGTTGTTCCTCTGGGATGTTCCTTGTGcctgaggcacagcacaggctctgctACCTCAGTCATTAATTATTTGTCATACTTAATGATTCCTGACCCACAGCATCCCGTTATCCATCCCAAATGTCAGGGACCAGCTCCCATTCCCTGATCGTCCCACAGCCTTTCTCCCCAGCaatgggaagagcagaggtTTGGTGTCCCCctgtttttaaatacttttattcttcttttcttgtctAAATAAGCACATTTGGTGGGAGCATCtgtaaaatgtctttattttagGAGGAAGTTCCCTTCAGCCTTCgtgggatggagctggcacCTGAGGCCAGGCCTGGGTAAGGaccctgccccaggggtggtTAATTAGCCCTGCCAGTGCCATCTGCTGCACCTCCTTCATTAGGCTGCTGCTCACGGGTGTtatccaggctctgctccactTCCCAAAGTCCCAGGGATTCCAACAGTAACAGAACCCAGGGCAGGGAATAACGGCAGGAATGGATcctcagcaggggctgtggtCTCGTGTCACCCCAGGGGACAGATGGCACTGCACAACGGTTGGGGACAGCATCAGAGAAATTTTATTCCAAGAAACTTAAAAAGCTTTAAACTTGAAAATGCAGCACTGAGAAGCCTTGGAGCCCCAACCCTCAAGCCTGCTCTGCATGGGACAGGTCTGGAGCACAGACTGCTGCTCCCTGTTGGTGTCACCGGCTGTCCCTGAGTAATCCAGGGCAGGACACACCCAGAGGTCGGGGTGgcacaaatcccatcccaggatGGCACAAGGAGCCCACACGGACACAGAAGTCAGGTGGGGCCCAAGGTAAGACTCAATTTGATGCCTTGGGGGTGGTGCTCGAGGTGATCAAAGACATAAAAACCTGAAGTTTGCTCTCACAGATTAAAAATAGAGATTTAGAAAATGGTCACTGCCTAAAAATTGAAGCTGAGTGTCAGAATTTGCTTGCAGGAgtctggcagagcccaggggcagGGCCAGGTGCTCCACGTTCTCCACAGGCACTGGCTCACTCCTCCGGGTGTCcggctgctgggctctggccTTTTGCCTTatgggagggggaaaagaaaaatgctgttttcaaatACGACTGTGTAAGGGAGGGCTGTGAAaagcagctccttgtgctggcaaaacccccaggagctgcccctgcagcctcaccttgGAGCTCCTGCGCCGGAGGCCGCTGCGCCCGTCCGACAGCCCCgggctccttcctcctcctgcgGCGCCGGAGCtgcgggacagggacagggacaccctcaGAGCAGGCAAAGCCACCCGTGCTGGATAaacaggacagcacagcagggagacagggagagggagaggccCTTGAGTCTCCTCTGACCTTGGCCCCcatgtttcagcagcagaaccaACTCCTGTTCAGAGCCCAGGTGAGAGCAGAGCGCTCCCATGGACAGGTAATGAGGCCTTAACCTCCATTTTATCCCAGTGACCACTGGGTCTGTTCTATTTTGAGGTAAAAACCTAAATTTGTTGTTTGAAACTCAGATAAGCACCAGCCAAATTCAACTGGGTGAATATGAAAGCCTTGGAAAACCCTTTCAGCCACAGGCAAAGCCAAGGGGATCCAGATTTGCAGCATAAGAAGGGGAATGGACCAGAAGGAAAGGCATTAccttggctgggctggagaagctctggaggagctggaagtgaAGGTTTCTGCCTGGAAGTGCTGAGCAGGCCTTGCCTGgggtgctgtcccagctgcagagtCACCTCTGTCCTTCCGTGTCCCCTCACTGCCACTGCCCTTCCCAGGCTTGCCCCGCGTGGCCGGAGCGTCACCGGCTCTCCCAGGAGGGGACAACGCCGCGTTCCCAGCCTTGGCCACCTCCGTCCTCAGCCTgggccctgcagccaggcacagccccagcttccCAGAGCCCTCTGCGTGCCAAGGAGAAAcatctcctgcagggacaggacatgGAGCTGAACAGGAACAGTAACATCAGCACCAGGAACAACTCCAGTGTCCACCCCAGGAACCCCAAGGACAGAATTCCAGTGATTTAATCCCTCCCTGAACCCAGACCTAGAGCAGAGGATGAAGATTTCTGAGACAGAGCAGGGTCACAGCATCTCCCCAGGGAGCCCAGgggagctcaggctgtgctctgcccacACCTTGGTGCCGGATCCGTCGCCGAGCCGGCTCTGGTGATTCCCGTCTGTCCccgtggggctgggctggcagatcCTGAGCTGCAATGTcacctgtggggctggcagggcgCAGGTCACAGTGGTGCTGCACAGAACACACAGTGCTGGTCAAGTGAAGCTCACTCAGGTGAAAATCCCTGGGaaaacactgcagagcagcagcacttggggaTGTTAAGGTGAGTAGGGAATtgtggaatcccagaatggtttagAGATCTTAAAGttcatccagttccatccccCTGTCAGGCTGgactgggcttggagcaccctgggttactggaaggtgtccctgcccatggcacagggtgggatgggCTTCaacatcccttccaacccaaactattctgggattctgtgataaGCTCTGAAGTTTGATCAGATCTCATTCCCAGAACAGATTTTGCTGTCCCCCAGGACAGAACAACCAACCCAACCTCAGCTTCAGCAGCTTGTTGGGACTATGAACCATGACACAGAGAATGGGTGAGCTCAGCGTTCTCCCATCTTGTCTGTAGCAGCAGCAGATTCCAGAGGACTCTTCCCTGGGCATGCCACTCCCAGGCCTGGAGTCTgttctctccttcccctcccacccaGTTTTACCCTTgtgctcctctctcccctcagcTGACTCATCCAGGGTTCAACttaattttctgtgtgattctgaTTGTGCAACTTCAGGCCCTTTTGTTTAGTTTCATTACAAGAGCTTTCAAATTAATCCAGTACTTTTCAGGAGGAGCCTCAGTGTAGCACAACCCTTCACATGAATCCCAGAGCTTTGTGTGGGAAGATCTgagccaggggcagctccctgAATTCCTGGAATGTGCCACAAGAGCCCCTGGGACTGGGCCCATCCTCAAACAATGGGATGTGACCCACCAGAACCTGTCCTGTTCAGTACCTGGTGATGAAAGAGAATCTCCTCTTCCAGCTGGATGCCACAGAATTCACATGGGATCATGATGTCTCCTTCTGCCTGCACAGCTTGGGGCTGGGATGAAGGGACAGCCCTGTGGCTGTTGGACCCCTGAGCCTGCAGACCACTGTATTCCCATGGATTTGGAGAAGAACTTCTCTTGCTGAACGAGGCAAAGGCACTTGCTGGGTTACACCCTGTCTGTTACACAAACAACATGGAAAAATCACCTTTCCTGATGAGCAAGGTGGGCATTGAAAACTACTTTCCTTGGCAAAGACCCAAATGCCAGAGTTCTCCCAATGTCACCCACACCGTTCCACACCCTCCTCAGTGACAGCCACAGAAAAGTCTCCACAGCAAACCCCAAGACATAAGGAAGTGTCAAACCTGGTGAAGGATCAGATCttcagcaggacacagctcctcACAGAACTCGCAGGGCAACATGGTCATCTCCTTGTCTGCAAGAGAAGGAAGCATTACATCCTCTGGAGCCTGGTGAAAACCTCCTGCTGCATCCTGGAACCCTGTGGTGCCATTTCTCCTCTCAGAACAAGCTGCACTCAGCTTTCCCCCAGATCCTCCCTCCCACCACTTTTACTTCCACAAGAACCTTGTTCCCCACCTGGGCTCCCACCATACACCAAGGTCAGAGACCCACTAATTTCATaaccttttatttcttcacttgCTGCTTTGCTTTAGGAGTCTCAAAATGACTGATTTTCACCTTTCAAAATACTGAGGTAATCTTTAACGTTCCCAATCCaaatgttcctttttccttcccctcaaaTTTAAGGATAAACCCCACCACAACAGTGTTTATACCTATTTTGCTGTGGTTTGATGTGCTAAAGGAGCCTGGAGAGTCACAGGAGAAGATGTTGGACAGCTCTGTTCCACCAAGGTGGGCAGATTGTCCAGGCTCTTTGGTGTAGTCGTACTCCCAGAAATCCCTGGGAATGTCAGCTGCAGTGTTATGGTGAGGATTATTCTCACTTTGCAGGCTGAGAGCCAACACATAGTCCAGGTCAGCATTCCAGTCTTCAGCAAGCTGGGAATGAAGGAGTTCGGGTCTCTCTAGCTCATCCCCTTCAAAAGACAAACATTGTCAATTTGGGACAACATCAAacctgccaccagcagctccctctggacATCAGACCCAGCCCCAGGGTTTCTCCTGGAGTTCAGCATCTCAAAGCCAAGGGCACCTCTAACAAAGCCAGGAGGATGGAGACAAATCACAGCCCAAATAACTCCAGTTTCATTTTTAAGCCAGGTACTTTGAGACATAAAAAATGAAGCAACTGGGCTTTTATCCCAAGGACCTCAGCATCCCTGGCTTACACCTCATTCCATGGGTAAACCTTGCCCCTGGTGCCTCTGGAGCATTCACTATCCTGTATTTCCACAGAAAGGAACCACAAAACCTCACACCTGGACCAGCTACCAAATGAGCAGCCAGTTCTTCCTTTGTCCACTTTTTCCTcacttttgatttctttttgctgttcctGTGAATGCCCTTAAAGTTCTTGTCCTTAGGGATTCTGTCCCTTAAGATTGTGTCTTTAGGGGTTCTGTGTCTTAAGATTCTGTCTTTAGGAGTTTTGTCTTTAGGGGTTCTGCCCCTTAAGATTctgtttttgggggttctggtCCCTTAAGATTCTGTCCTCAGGGGTTCTGGTCCCTTAAGATTCTGTCCTTAAGGGTTCTGCCCCTCAAGATTCTGTCCCTTAAAGTTCTGTCTTTAGGGGTTTTGTCTTTAGGGGTTCTGCTccttaaaattctgtttttagGGGTTCTGGTCCCATAAGATTCTGTCTTTAGGGGTTTTATCTTTAGGGGTTCTGCTCcttaaaattctggttttagAGGTTCTGGTCCCATAAGATTCTGTCTttatgggttttgtttttagggGTTCTGTCCCTTAAGATTGCCTTTAGGGGTTCTGTCCCTGCAGTTGTGTCCCTTAaggggctctgtccctgcagctgtgtcccacagcccctctaAATCTCTTTTCCCCGCTCtggctcctccccagcccatccctgctccctggtaCCTGCTCCCCGCCGGTTCCCCACGGCTCCACCCTCCCTGCGGGACGCCCGCGCTGCGGCGCTGCCCTCGGCCGCCCTCTCCGGTGCGTCCCGTGTCCCGCAGAGCCGCGGGTGCTCCggcagctccctgagcaggaCGTGGCGGCCGCAGCGCCCGCAGGGCTCGGTCCTGGCCCCGCAGTAGAGCTCGTGCTCCTGGAGCTTGTTGAAGGCCAGCTGGATGTCACAGAACTGGCACAGCGCGGGCCGCAGGGGACACGAGGACGCCTGGGAAAACACACGGGGTTACTCTTCCCACGGGGACACGGAGTTTTCTCGGCTttggagctctgctgtgtcctcaGCCACATCAGGAACAACCTGGAGTAAACTACAACGTGGCAACGTGCTGGAGGCACAAACTCGGCAGCTGAAGCTCTCCAGATGCTCAGGACGTGATTTTAAATCTGCCAGGGTCACGTGGAGCtttctggattttccttttcccctcccctcaaGTTTTATACCTATATTGCTGTGGTTTGATGTGCTAAAGGAGCCTGGAGAGTCACAGGAGAAGATGTTGGACAGCTCTGTTCCACCAAGGTGGGCAGACTGTCCAGGCTCTTTGGTGTTTTAGATTCAACCCAAAATCCAGTTGTATTCCATGAGCACAGCTAAAATCCACACTGGTTTTTAGGGAACAGACTTACACCTCATTTACTGCCCAACAAGAACTGCTTGGACATGTTCTTTACCCCACACTGAACCCCCTTCAAAAGGGcttaaaaatagataaaatatgtGATATTTGCAGATGCTGCACTAATTAAACATCATCATTTGCTTTATAATCCAAaagcaccacacacacacacacacacagaggcaggaTTAGCTACTCCCAGGGTTTAGAACTGGACagatttccaaagaaaatcctttttcccTCAGCAATCAGCAGGCTGAGGTGGCAGTTCCAGAGCTGTCTCTAAAGGAGCTCACAGGAAAGGAAGGGATGACATTTATAACAAGATTGTCTGTGACAGCAGCCAACTGGATTCAGAACTCAGAAAATCCCACTCTGGcctattttagtttattttacaGGCTATTTTTAAAGTCTGTTTGGACAGATTGAGTTATTAAAAGTCACATAATGGCTCCAGCAGAAAcatgaaagaggaaaggaattaaaaaagtCAAGTCAATCATACTTTAAATAGCTATTTTTCAACTGGCAAGGACAAAAAATCACCAATTATCACAGATACCCCTTTGATATGAAGCCCTGAGTGGCTCCAGGACTTTAGGGCAGTTTCCAATCCCTTCTCCCAGAGGGTGTGAGTTTAGGAAGCATCACTCAATAAAGGATGCACAAGCCCCAGGCTGGAATCCAGGCTGACAGAAAAGCTCTGGAATCACTGAAACACCAGAGCTTCCCCCAAGGGTTCAATAACATAAAATCCACCAACCTCGTGATCCTTCAGGAGGCTGCTCTCCATCTTCATCCTACACTTGCAGGTGACCTAGAGCAAAGAGAGCTCATGAGATGGATTGCCACAGGaatgagcagctccagagcagagatgtCTCTCACCTGCACGTGTTCAGACTCAATGTGCTTCTTCATCTCAGACTTTGGGATGGAGTCGCTGCAGTAGGGGCAGATTTCAATATTTCTTCTACAGTGGATTTCATGGATGATGAAATTGACTGCAGGAATATCCTTTTTGCTGTGAGAAAGGCGCTGAGGTTACTGAGCAGAAACACACAACAAATCCAAGCAGCTGCTCACAACAAAAAGATAATGCTAAGAAAGATTTCAATGAATTCATGGTTTAAAGTGAGAAGAGAAAGGCCCAGCCAGGCCTCAAGGTTCCAGCACAGGTGGATATTAATGTATTTAACATGCAAAAGTCACATTGCATTCAGATAAAATCCAGGTGGATTTATTTCCTTATGTGAAAGGGAAATCTTGCAGCACAAACAAGTTATCACCAGGGATCAAGTTAATAAATTAGTCTGAGAAGATAAAAGTTTCTTCCTGAAAACAACTTGGCTCTGAGAAGTCAAACAGTGCTTTGGAAAGCAGTCAAACAGTGCCTTTTTATGCCTGACAGATCCTGTTCCAGGAGAATGGatccatggaatggtttgggttggaagggaagctcacagggacaccctccacagaccaggctgctcagaaccCCAGCAGCAACAACACtgctctgcaccccaaaactccccaacTCACCTcatttcacccccaaattccccaattcacctcatttctgaaatgctcattttctgtcctgaaaccaaaaagaaaaggaccAAAAGGAACTGAGGCACCTGGAGCTCagtccttcctcctgcagcatcaTTTCTACATGGATCATCCCCTTTCCAAAGAACCCACCTTGAAAAcacctaaaataattttataaccTTTTGTTTGCTAAACCCACAGCGGTTCTGTCCCCTGCCAGATCCCAGGCACCCAAAAGCCTGGCAAAGCAACAAAGTCCAACAGCAGCGACTGAACTGCACAGACCAAACAAACCAGGCTGATGTTGCAAGAAATTGTCTGGATTCTGATGTCTCTTGGGGAAAAACAACTAcagaaaaagttaatttctttaaCTGCTTGAATTCGAGACGCAATTTGTGAGGTGACTCCTTATCAGccactgggctctgcagagaggtgTAATCAAAGAAAAACTTCCACAGCAACCCTGCCCACTGATCTATCCTCGTATTTCTGCTCCTGAGCCACGGAACTGCTGATGAAGAACTTGGAATCGTGTCTTTTGTGCGGGTCTCGCTGAACAGCGAGCCTGGATTTCCACCCCAACGTTTCGGTTTCTATTTCGTTCCCTACCAAGTCAGAAGGGAAATTGCGACGCCCAAACGCTCGTGGGAAAGGCCCTACGGCCGTCTCCGCTATTTCAGCGCCTTACGAGGAGCTGTACCCCGGTGTACCGGCGGGCTCGGGGAGGAGCTGTACCCCGGTGTACCGGCGGGCTCGGGGAGGAGTGTGGTACAGGGCTCGGGAGAGCTGTACCCGGTGTACGCGGGCTCGGGGAGGCGCCCTCACGGATCAACGGGCCCCTCAAGCCTCAAGGGGCGGCCCTCAGGGGCCCTCACGACTCAGGGCAATCGTAGAGCCCGGAGGCCTCAGGGCGCCCTCAACGGGCTGCCCTCACGAGGCCCTCACGAGCCACCGGGCGCCCTCACAACCTCGGCCCTCACGACGCCCTCACGGACCCCGGCCCTCACCGACCCCGGCCCTCACCGACCCCGGCCCCGGGCTGGCCCTCACCGACCCCGGCCCTCACCGACCCCGGCCCCGGGCTGGCCCTCACGGACCCCGGCCCTCACGGAccccggcccccggcccggcctTACCAGTTGCCGCAGAGCCGAGACTCGGCCGCGGGCACGGCGGCGATGGCCATGGCTCCGTGCGATGCCCgctcccctcacagccccgGGCACCGGGCCCGGCGGGGAGAAAGCGAGGGACCGGCACCGGCGAAAGCGCGGCCCTGCGGAGATCGCTTAGGGATGCCGGTCCCGGGTCCACCGGCCTGCTGAGGGTCGATTGAGGGTGCCGGTATCGGGTGCCGATCTCCGGTGCCGATCACCGGTGCCCCGGCCCGAGGCGGGTCAGGTCGGGTCGCTGCCGATCTCTGACGCCCCCGCCCGTGGCGGTGCCGGAgcgcggtgccggtgcccggCGGCTGCCGGCGCCCGCCGTGTCCCGCTgcccgcggcggccccgccccgccggcccgTCCGCCGTTGCCCGCCCCCGGCCGCGGCTGCGCGCTGCGTTCTGCGCTCTCATCATGGCGGCGCGGGGCCATGTGCAGGACCCCAACGACCGCCGCCTGCGGCCCATCTACGGTACGGacccgccgcggccccgccgccgccgccgccgccccgccgagccccccCGGCCCTCccgcgctcccggccccgcggggctgcgCGGCTGCggcgcccgcccggccgggccggggtcCCGCGgcgccccggggctgccccctCGGCCcggcgggagcggagccggcGGCGCTCGCAGCCGAGGTGACCCCGGCCGGAGCTTTTTGCGCTGCCGCGGAGGAGCCGGGAGTGGATTAATCCCCGGAGGAGCAGCCGCGGATGCCCCGGAGTTGTGTTGGATGTTGTGGCACGGAGCGGTGACGCTGTTGGGGGAATTAAttgggaggcaggagaggagtgGAAGGGGACGGTGTCGTTGGGAGTTGTCCGGTGTTGTTGTGACCTCGGATATTTCCGAGGGTGTTCTGCGCTCTTGGGGTTGCTTCGGAGGTTGTAGGCAAAGCTTGGCTCTATGCAAATatggagaaataaaagcaaaacacttcCCCGGGCTACGGTAGCGTTTCGTCCCTAAAGCTGAAGGTTTGGTGGAGATTGGGGAAAACGTTCTTAACTTTTTCAGCAGGGATGAAAACCTCTCCCTAGAGACGCGGAGAGCTGCCCTGGTTTGGGCTGGGCGCGCTTTGGGATGTGCTTtgctgggcagagggatggtGCAGTACAGGCTGAGCCCGCGATGGGctccagggaaagggaggaggatgGTTTTGTTCCATCAGAAGTGTTCAAGTTCGTTGCAGTTTGTCTTTATGTAACGATTTTAAGGtgttttttccttagttttctATCCGTGCTGTGATTGGCAGTTTCATTGATGTGCAGTTATTTTTGTCATAACCTGTGTGAGAAAACGGTACTAACAGAAAAATCTGGGTAAATTCAGCTGATATGGAAGCAGGTGATGTTGAGCATCTCGCTTTGTTCGTTTTGGAGGGCGCTTTGGAATTCCCTTCTGCTCGTTCTGGGAAGGATTCTCTGCAGTGCAAGGTTTGATCTcgggctgtggtgctgcagaaCCCGAAATAAGGCGTGTGATGAACACGCACGAGTTCCCCGcctcagcagctggggaggtgcAGAGCGAGGTCCAGGGTCTGCTCTGGGTTTCAGGGTGTGCctgggtttgtgctgtgctTCCCCAGGATTCCTCAACAGCTCTGGTTATCTTTGATCTTGACTTGTTCTCCCTTCACCTGAAGGTTCAGGTGTTTCATTTCCAGCCTTTGAACATCCCCACCTATGAGCTAGCATAGGctgaagtttattttcattttgcttcatttccttttggaaGCTGCTTTGACTTCCAACAACCTGACTGGTTAGGAAGATCCAATCTCTTCATTCTGCTGcgttttggggaggtttgagGGTTATTTGATTTACTTTGGAACACCCAGAGCTGAGATGTTCTTGGCACAGCTGTTAatcccagccaggcagctcagcctgggggaTAATTTGTGTGTCACTAAACTGGGTGACAGAGCCTTAAAGCAAGAAGCCTCTGATGTGCTGCTCCACACCTTTGAAACCTCTTCACTGAGAAATCCCCAAAGTTTTCATGTCAGAGGTGACCCAGAGGTTTTCCTAAATTGAAATTTGTGGCTTCAAACAGGATTTCATGCCACAGTGTTTATTTTGGTGAGTGTGGAAGGGCTGCCTTGCAAGAGGTTTGCTGTGGCTGGGCTCAGGAGCCCAATTAACTCTGCTTTAAATGTACAGCATCCACCTGGCCAGGGGAGCAAATGTGGGAGCTGTTGAATATAAATCTGTAAATCAGAATAGGTGCACAATTTGTGCTGAGGATTGCCAAGGGTCACCCTTCAGTAAGAGTTCTGGTTTATAATGGGAATGAAAGGTTTGATGAGGAAGAGGTGTGTGGTGTGATTTCAGTTACCTGGCAGGAGAGAGGCCAGAGCAGTGTGAGCAGCCCCTTGGCACATGAGGGGCAGCAAAGCTGGGTTTGCTGAGGAAGGAGGGATTTTGAGGGAAGAGGAGCACGTAGGGGTCGTATCCTGGCCTAAAACTGCTTGTTTGTAATTGTGTAATAATATGAAAATTGTAATTCTGAgctaaaaaaggagaaaatggtcTGGAGGTAGTGGGATATCCCCCTAGGAAATATTGATACTTCACAGTTGTGCCTTTAAAACCAGTCTGGGGGAAgggtggtggcactgcagggggaCAGGTTTGCTCTGCCTGAGCTATGGATGCTGTGGACAAGTGTTTCCCACTttgctggtgtgtgtgtgtgtttgggttcTAACCTGCTGCCTGTTAAAAGTCATTGAGAGTCTCCCAAAGCCACaccaaattaatttctacttttCCTGCTAAagcactggagctgcagtgccagcacagagctgttcctgcagaaTCCTCTCTATTATGGGTCTCTTTTGTTGCTGTAATGATCTGTGTGGAGTAATTACAAAAGCTTGTTTGTTTGAGTGACTAAAACCAGTACAACGAGATGAATCCTTCATCCCTG from Camarhynchus parvulus chromosome 15, STF_HiC, whole genome shotgun sequence includes:
- the TRAFD1 gene encoding TRAF-type zinc finger domain-containing protein 1, with the protein product MAIAAVPAAESRLCGNCKKDIPAVNFIIHEIHCRRNIEICPYCSDSIPKSEMKKHIESEHVQVTCKCRMKMESSLLKDHEASSCPLRPALCQFCDIQLAFNKLQEHELYCGARTEPCGRCGRHVLLRELPEHPRLCGTRDAPERAAEGSAAARASRREGGAVGNRRGAGDELERPELLHSQLAEDWNADLDYVLALSLQSENNPHHNTAADIPRDFWEYDYTKEPGQSAHLGGTELSNIFSCDSPGSFSTSNHSKIDKEMTMLPCEFCEELCPAEDLILHQTGCNPASAFASFSKRSSSPNPWEYSGLQAQGSNSHRAVPSSQPQAVQAEGDIMIPCEFCGIQLEEEILFHHQHHCDLRPASPTGDIAAQDLPAQPHGDRRESPEPARRRIRHQGDVSPWHAEGSGKLGLCLAAGPRLRTEVAKAGNAALSPPGRAGDAPATRGKPGKGSGSEGTRKDRGDSAAGTAPQARPAQHFQAETFTSSSSRASPAQPSSGAAGGGRSPGLSDGRSGLRRRSSKAKGQSPAAGHPEE